Proteins encoded in a region of the Planococcus citri chromosome 1, ihPlaCitr1.1, whole genome shotgun sequence genome:
- the LOC135833301 gene encoding peroxidase-like isoform X1, whose translation MMITMRKVQFCIVFYFLCEVNALFYKKISHQDLTEEDTTNFTDVFIRDLENSIVIAEDQVHKLATFEMNIQTSGLRTERVSPSHGQMVDFLPSDEAINNTKSAFIAIKASQYLTSKHCSRLSVKKKECTEQLSSIKLFGTKLGEVCSDIYKNIKCDANTTKYRNLDGSCNNLKTPFWGRSNTAYRRLLKADYDDGLYALCGTTNGGKELPSARLISTTLAEPTEMLDFSHTQAMAIWGLFIGHDMSYTPASNMVNIKTPITCCTNDGRPLPPRYNHISCAPITIPHTDIFYNKFFQSCMNYVRSLPAMRPECTLGPTEQMNQASHFLDGSVIYGSTEAKAKSLRSMWGGRLITSMQKNGAEYPPLSDRNKIACHLLNNSNCYNAGDMRVNSHPQLSVLHTLFIREHNRIADTLATLNNHWDDELLFQETKKIVIAEIQHITYTQWLPRILGKKYFAHHIKISHLESEDLYNDQVEPTVSNSFATAALPFINSMLDGEIGLYLEDRNVMDITQLKNHFTQQSLLTENTYFDSIVRGLATQSSQKIDTTFSEAVTHYWYSSSGNFGMDLFSLDIQRGRDHGIPSYVNFRKICNLTEPNSFKDLRGIISQGVITRLEKVYRKVNDVDLIVGAIAEHPLKDAMVGPTLQCIISEQFSRSRIADRFFYDNTGQSGSFSKAQLEQIRRSNLARIFCDNGNNVTWMQKDVFQVPDEIRNNLLNCRETAIPFVNLSVWKEEKDDER comes from the exons aaaatatcccatcaag atttgacaGAGGAAGATACGACCAATTTCACCGATGTTTTTATTCGCGATTTGGAAAACTCGATCGTTATCGCCGAAGACCAAGTACATAAGCTGGCCACTTTCGAAATGAATATTCAAACATCTGGCTTACGAACAGAAAGAGTTTCCCCTTCGCATGGTCAAATGGTGGATTTTTTGCCCTCAGATGAAGCGATAAACAACACGAAAAGCGCTTTTATTGCCATCAAAGCGTCTCAGTATTTAACATCGAAGCATTGCAGCAG GTTATCAGTTAAGAAAAAAGAATGCACGGAGCAATTAAGTTCCATCAAATTATTCGGCACTAAATTAGGCGAAGTTTGCTCggatatttacaaaaatataaagTGCGATGCGAATACGACAAAGTATCGAAATTTGGACGGCTCGTGTAATAATCTTAAAACCCCATTTTGGGGCAGGAGCAACACTGCTTATAGAAGATTGCTGAAAGCTGATTACgatgatg GTTTATATGCGCTTTGTGGCACCACGAATGGCGGAAAAGAACTACCCAGCGCTAGATTAATTAGTACAACTTTGGCCGAACCTACTGAAATGTTGGATTTCAGTCACACTCAAGCTATGGCTATTTGGGGACTGTTTATAGGACACGATATGAGTTACACTCCTGCTTCGAATATGG taaatatCAAGACTCCGATTACTTGTTGCACAAATGATGGAAGACCACTACCTCCGCGATACAATCACATTTCATGTGCGCCGATAACCATACCACACACTGACATAttttataacaaattttttcaatcttgtaTGAATTACGTCAGATCACTACCCGCCATGAGACCCGAATGTACTTTAGGGCCCACTGAACAG ATGAATCAAGCCTCACATTTTCTCGACGGTAGCGTAATTTATGGTTCAACTGAAGCCAAAGCTAAATCTCTGCGATCTATGTGGGGTGGAAGGCTTATAACATCGATGCAGAAAAATGGTGCTGAATATCCTCCATTGTCAGATCGAAATAAAATAGCTTGCCATCTACTAAATAATTCCAATTGTTATAATGCCG GTGACATGAGAGTGAATTCGCATCCTCAATTAAGTGTACTTCACACGTTATTCATTCGAGAACACAATCGAATCGCTGATACTTTGGCCACATTGAATAATCACTGGGACGACGAACTTTTATTTCAAGAGACTAAAAAGATAGTAATTGCTGAGATTCAGCATATCACCTACACTCAATGGTTGCCTCGAATTTTAG gtaaaaaatatttcgcccatcatatcaaaatttcacaccTCGAATCAGAAGATTTGTACAACGATCAAGTTGAACCAACAGTTAGTAATTCGTTCGCAACAGCCGCACTCCCATTTATAAATTCCATGTTGGATGGCGAAATTGg GTTATATTTGGAAGATCGTAATGTAATGGATATTACTCAGTTGAAAAACCATTTCACTCAGCAATCGCTTTTGACTGAAAATACGTATTTCGATAGTATAGTTCGAGGCTTGGCAActcaaagttctcaaaaaattgatacaactTTTTCTGAAGCA GTGACTCATTATTGGTACAGTTCATCGGGAAATTTTGGAATGGACTTGTTCAGTTTGGACATTCAAAGAGGTCGAGATCACGGTATACCCAGCTacgtgaattttagaaaaatttgcaacttGACCGAGCCAAATTCATTCAAGGATCTTCGTGGCATCATCTCTCAAGGT GTCATCACTCGTTTGGAGAAAGTGTATCGAAAAGTCAATGATGTAGATTTGATCGTTGGTGCAATCGCCGAACATCCACTGAAAGATGCCATGGTTGGGCCCACATTGCAGTGCATTATTAGTGAACAATTTTCAAGATCGAGAATAGCGGATAGATTTTTTTACGACAACACCGGGCAATCCGGATCATTTTCTAAAG CCCAATTGGAACAGATACGTAGATCCAATCTTGCGAGGATATTTTGCGACAATGGTAATAACGTAACGTGGATGCAAAAAGATGTTTTTCAAGTTCCCGATGAAATAAG aaataaCTTATTGAACTGTCGAGAAACTGCCATACCATTCGTGAATCTATCGGTttggaaagaagaaaaagatgaTGAACGATGA
- the LOC135833301 gene encoding peroxidase-like isoform X2 has translation MMITMRKVQFCIVFYFLCEVNALFYKKISHQDLTEEDTTNFTDVFIRDLENSIVIAEDQVHKLATFEMNIQTSGLRTERVSPSHGQMVDFLPSDEAINNTKSAFIAIKASQYLTSKHCSRLSVKKKECTEQLSSIKLFGTKLGEVCSDIYKNIKCDANTTKYRNLDGSCNNLKTPFWGRSNTAYRRLLKADYDDGLYALCGTTNGGKELPSARLISTTLAEPTEMLDFSHTQAMAIWGLFIGHDMSYTPASNMVNIKTPITCCTNDGRPLPPRYNHISCAPITIPHTDIFYNKFFQSCMNYVRSLPAMRPECTLGPTEQMNQASHFLDGSVIYGSTEAKAKSLRSMWGGRLITSMQKNGAEYPPLSDRNKIACHLLNNSNCYNAGDMRVNSHPQLSVLHTLFIREHNRIADTLATLNNHWDDELLFQETKKIVIAEIQHITYTQWLPRILGKKYFAHHIKISHLESEDLYNDQVEPTVSNSFATAALPFINSMLDGEIGLYLEDRNVMDITQLKNHFTQQSLLTENTYFDSIVRGLATQSSQKIDTTFSEAVTHYWYSSSGNFGMDLFSLDIQRGRDHGIPSYVNFRKICNLTEPNSFKDLRGIISQGHHSFGESVSKSQ, from the exons aaaatatcccatcaag atttgacaGAGGAAGATACGACCAATTTCACCGATGTTTTTATTCGCGATTTGGAAAACTCGATCGTTATCGCCGAAGACCAAGTACATAAGCTGGCCACTTTCGAAATGAATATTCAAACATCTGGCTTACGAACAGAAAGAGTTTCCCCTTCGCATGGTCAAATGGTGGATTTTTTGCCCTCAGATGAAGCGATAAACAACACGAAAAGCGCTTTTATTGCCATCAAAGCGTCTCAGTATTTAACATCGAAGCATTGCAGCAG GTTATCAGTTAAGAAAAAAGAATGCACGGAGCAATTAAGTTCCATCAAATTATTCGGCACTAAATTAGGCGAAGTTTGCTCggatatttacaaaaatataaagTGCGATGCGAATACGACAAAGTATCGAAATTTGGACGGCTCGTGTAATAATCTTAAAACCCCATTTTGGGGCAGGAGCAACACTGCTTATAGAAGATTGCTGAAAGCTGATTACgatgatg GTTTATATGCGCTTTGTGGCACCACGAATGGCGGAAAAGAACTACCCAGCGCTAGATTAATTAGTACAACTTTGGCCGAACCTACTGAAATGTTGGATTTCAGTCACACTCAAGCTATGGCTATTTGGGGACTGTTTATAGGACACGATATGAGTTACACTCCTGCTTCGAATATGG taaatatCAAGACTCCGATTACTTGTTGCACAAATGATGGAAGACCACTACCTCCGCGATACAATCACATTTCATGTGCGCCGATAACCATACCACACACTGACATAttttataacaaattttttcaatcttgtaTGAATTACGTCAGATCACTACCCGCCATGAGACCCGAATGTACTTTAGGGCCCACTGAACAG ATGAATCAAGCCTCACATTTTCTCGACGGTAGCGTAATTTATGGTTCAACTGAAGCCAAAGCTAAATCTCTGCGATCTATGTGGGGTGGAAGGCTTATAACATCGATGCAGAAAAATGGTGCTGAATATCCTCCATTGTCAGATCGAAATAAAATAGCTTGCCATCTACTAAATAATTCCAATTGTTATAATGCCG GTGACATGAGAGTGAATTCGCATCCTCAATTAAGTGTACTTCACACGTTATTCATTCGAGAACACAATCGAATCGCTGATACTTTGGCCACATTGAATAATCACTGGGACGACGAACTTTTATTTCAAGAGACTAAAAAGATAGTAATTGCTGAGATTCAGCATATCACCTACACTCAATGGTTGCCTCGAATTTTAG gtaaaaaatatttcgcccatcatatcaaaatttcacaccTCGAATCAGAAGATTTGTACAACGATCAAGTTGAACCAACAGTTAGTAATTCGTTCGCAACAGCCGCACTCCCATTTATAAATTCCATGTTGGATGGCGAAATTGg GTTATATTTGGAAGATCGTAATGTAATGGATATTACTCAGTTGAAAAACCATTTCACTCAGCAATCGCTTTTGACTGAAAATACGTATTTCGATAGTATAGTTCGAGGCTTGGCAActcaaagttctcaaaaaattgatacaactTTTTCTGAAGCA GTGACTCATTATTGGTACAGTTCATCGGGAAATTTTGGAATGGACTTGTTCAGTTTGGACATTCAAAGAGGTCGAGATCACGGTATACCCAGCTacgtgaattttagaaaaatttgcaacttGACCGAGCCAAATTCATTCAAGGATCTTCGTGGCATCATCTCTCAAG GTCATCACTCGTTTGGAGAAAGTGTATCGAAAAGTCAATGA
- the Pex1 gene encoding peroxisomal ATPase PEX1, with amino-acid sequence MVEITALVVNLIPVANNFIYLHSKLLNRFRNASNPSGCVEIKHDKRLCYGSCYATPYNVNGENAFNISAAFAKSLSLEESSTVIVSSVEAKSLKFLHVTPFSSDDWEILENSADTIQNSLLNQIRVVGVHQNLTVWVSKSISVMIHIDQLSEDNAYGVLENFTEVIVSTEVRPCTSCSSESSPKSRSVNSWSSFFKDLISFVAVKEETPDESKPEICESEFSFSKVFRCCSIDLLEFQATSSFSTYPFNVFVSKKHFQHERIKNRGIQLCRLKQITSGSSKSLKDDKSDQTEDITSFATQEIYVHLHILEDMSTFQPTVHFRSANCYPTIFVSDTIRDNFGLKRNSKVKLDVVKKSVSCNVTEINFSSSHEMKTTVDDIRSFYNAYTQVYDEVIINNYCSMNICGEVLYFSFNPLNIPYVEMSYDDVQKCNFVSVERKIETNVNAVEEKPFSLDLLNFSFYKDVIQELHSTVLLELGFLRNLKNESSVVNSNHVIVEGDSGSGKTSLVKLLGDELAQSNYGVFVKIVECKSLKGKLVAKLKTIFESIFRECVHFQPSVIIFDDLDVMFVTSKQSDQQHNEKSVSSYTNRLSTMLSDLIRSYVSHQITVMATATNISSFESSLYSARGAPIFSIKKRLPALDQNARRESLLQFLTEKYHISINTLKSEYLDDVVQRLEGYCIQDISDLVDRIYFEAIKRQVKICPKIDQISVNEQDVDTAVSEIVPVSLKGVDFHKNSSITWKNVGGLDTAKQLLTEILIWPSKYPKVFKQCPLKMPSGVLLYGAPGSGKTLLAGAVAGESSLNFISIKGPELLSKYVGESEEGVRNTFRRAQNAKPCILFFDEFESLAPRRGNDITGVTDRVVNQLLTELDGVESVSGVWVLAATSRPDLIDPALLRPGRLGSMVYCPLPNQDERLSILKVICSSTEILEDVDLHLIAQVTEGFTGADLQAVFYTAHMKNCRVDLISAETDLEMSEENDTKLRMESLIEAVKETKPSLKMEERLNYERIYQRFSHNDENMSLELEKQRLTYA; translated from the exons ATGGTTGAAATCACCGCTCTTGTAGTTAATTTAATTCCGGTCGCGAATAATTTCATCTACTTGCATTCCAAGTTATTGAACAGATTTCGAAATGCCTCTAATCCTTCG GGATGTGTTGAAATTAAACACGACAAAAGGCTGTGTTACGGTTCGTGTTACGCCACTCCGTACAATGTAAATGGTGAAAATGCATTCAACATCAGTGCAGCTTTTGCAAAATCTCTATCTCTTGAAGAAAGCTCTACCGTCATAGTTTCTTCGGTGGAAGCGAAGTCATTGAAATTCTTGCACGTCACACCGTTCAGCTCCGATGATTGGGAAATTTTG GAAAATAGCGCCGATACGATTCAAAACAGCTTACTGAACCAAATCCGCGTGGTGGGTGTTCACCAAAATTTGACGGTATGGGTTTCGAAGTCTATTTCGGTGATGATACATATCG ATCAGTTAAGTGAAGATAACGCCTACGGTGTATTAGAGAATTTCACCGAAGTAATCGTGTCCACTGAAGTGAGACCGTGTACATCGTGTTCGTCAGAAAGCAGTCCGAAATCTAGATCGGTGAATTCATGGAGTTCGTTTTTTAAAGATTTAATTTCATTCGTGGCTGTTAAAGAAGAAACGCCCGATGAATCTAAACCCGAAATTTGTGAATCGGAATTTTCGTTTTCCAAGGTCTTCAGATGCTGCTCGATAGATCTGCTCGAATTCCAAGCTACATCTTCGTTTTCTACTTACCCGTTCAACGTATTCGTATCGAAGAAGCATTTTCAACACGAACGAATCAAGAATCGAGGAATACAGTTGTGCAG GTTGAAGCAAATTACTTCTGGTTCTTCGAAGTCATTAAAAGACGATAAATCCGACCAAACGGAAGACATCACTTCTTTCGCGACGCAGGAAATCTACGTTCATCTTCATATTTTGGAAGATATGTCTACGTTCCAACCCACCGTTCATTTTCGAAGCGCAAACTGTTACCCTACTATTTTCGTTTCGGACACTATCAGAGATAACTTCGGTTTAAAAAGAAATAGCAAAGTTAAATTAGATGTCGTGAAGAAATCCGTATCCTGTAATGTTAcggaaatcaatttttcttcatctcaTGAAATGAAAACTACTGTCGATGATATTCGTAGTTTTTACAACGCTTATACTCAAGTCTATGATGAAgttataattaataattactgCTCGATGAATATTTGCGGCGAAGTTTTGTACTTCAGTTTTAATCCTCTGAATATCCCTTACGTCGAGATGTCTTATGACGACGTTCAGAAGTGTAATTTTGTATCGgttgaacgaaaaattgaaaccaatgTGAACGCTGTTGAAGAGAAACCGTTTAGTTTGGACTTGCTGAATTTTAG TTTTTATAAAGATGTTATTCAAGAACTTCACTCGACCGTATTGTTGGAACttggatttttgagaaatttaaaaaatgaaagttcggTCGTGAATTCTAATCACGTCATTGTCGAAG GTGATAGCGGTTCTGGTAAAACTAGTCTTGTAAAGTTACTTGGTGATGAATTAGCTCAATCGAATTACGGAGTCTTTGTCAAAATCGTAGAGTGCAAGTCCTTGAAAG GAAAATTAGTTGCCAAATTGAAGAccattttcgagtcaattttcagAGAATGTGTGCATTTCCAGCCTTCggtgattatttttgatgatcttGATGTTATGTTCGTTACGTCCAAGCAGAGTGATCAGCAGCATAACGAAAAATCCGTATCTTCGTACACGAACAG ATTATCGACGATGCTTAGTGATCTCATCCGTTCCTACGTTTCGCATCAAATTACTGTGATGGCCACTGCTACGAATATTTCATCGTTCGAATCCAGTTTGTATAGTGCGCGAGGAGCACCGATATTTTCTATCAAGAAACGGTTACCAGCTTTAGATCAG AACGCACGACGTGAATCTTTGCTCCAGTTTCTAACCGAGAAGTATCATATCTCGATTAATACTTTGAAATCCGAGTATTTGGACGATGTTGTTCAGCGGTTAGAAGGATACTGTATACAGGATATTTCCGATCTAGTCGACAGAATTTATTTCGAAGCTATTAAACGTCAAG TAAAGATATgtccaaaaatcgatcaaatttcGGTCAACGAACAAGATGTTGACACAGCCGTCTCCGAAATCGTTCCCGTTTCACTGAAAGGTGTTGATTTTCATAAGAATTCGTCTATCACGTGGAAAAATGTCGGTGGACTTGATACTGCTAAGCAGTTGTTGACTGAAATATTAATATGGCCGTCAAAA TACCCTAAAGTATTCAAGCAATGCCCTTTGAAAATGCCGTCCGGTGTATTATTATACGGAGCACCTGGATCCGGTAAAACGTTATTGGCTGGTGCTGTCGCAGGTGAATCttcattgaattttatttcgataaAG GGTCCAGAATTGTTATCGAAATATGTCGGTGAAAGCGAAGAAGGTGTTAGGAATACTTTTCGAAG AGCTCAAAATGCTAAACCGTGTATACTTTTCTTCGACGAATTTGAAAGTTTAGCTCCCAG GCGAGGAAACGATATCACCGGCGTAACCGATCGTGTTGTTAATCAACTGCTAACCGAATTAGACGGCGTTGAAAGTGTATCCGGAGTATGGGTTCTTGCTGCTACCTCGAGACCTGATCTAATTGATCCTGCTTTATTGAGACCCGGTAGATTAGGGTCTATGGTGTATTGTCCTCTGCCTAATCAA GACGAGAGGTTATCGATTTTAAAAGTGATTTGTTCCTCTACCGAGATTCTTGAAGATGTTGATCTTCACCTTATTGCTCAAGTTACCGAAGGGTTCACCGGCGCCGATCTACAAGCGGTTTTTTATACCGCTCATATGAAGAATTGCCGAGTGG ACCTGATTTCCGCAGAAACTGATCTGGAAATGTCGGAAGAG AATGATACGAAACTTCGTATGGAATCTTTGATCGAAGCTGTGAAAGAAACGAAACCATCGTTGAAAATGGAAGAAAGGCTGAATTACGAGAGAAT ATACCAAAGATTTTCTCATAATGATGAGAACATGAGCCTCGAGCTGGAAAAGCAACGCCTGACATACGCATAA